One part of the Herbiconiux aconitum genome encodes these proteins:
- a CDS encoding ABC transporter ATP-binding protein, translating to MALTQAPRLTRSTHVTERAFGVEFRDLGRSFPAPKKRGVETSVLGEVTLRIEPGEIVAILGPSGCGKSTLLRIAGGLDRPTSGSVTIDGAAVAEFDPRCAIGFQEPRLLPWRTLEQNVALGLPRGGSRADGREIVAELVSLVGLSNFSGHTPRQISGGMAQRASLARALARNPGVLLLDEPFGALDALTRLKMQDLLLEVHAAAPTTVLLVTHDVDEALQLADRVILLGKGPDDGANRIQQVITVPGARPRDRGSAELAELRAQLLGGLGIERHASGDELP from the coding sequence CGAACGCGCCTTCGGCGTGGAGTTCCGCGACCTCGGCCGAAGCTTCCCGGCGCCCAAGAAGCGCGGCGTCGAGACGAGCGTGCTCGGCGAGGTGACACTGCGTATCGAGCCCGGTGAGATCGTCGCGATCCTCGGCCCGAGCGGCTGCGGCAAGTCGACCCTGTTGCGGATCGCGGGCGGACTCGACCGCCCGACCAGCGGGTCGGTCACGATCGACGGAGCTGCGGTCGCCGAATTCGACCCCCGCTGCGCGATCGGCTTCCAGGAGCCGCGGCTGCTCCCCTGGCGAACCCTCGAGCAGAACGTGGCACTCGGGTTGCCACGCGGCGGATCGCGCGCCGACGGCCGCGAGATCGTGGCCGAGCTGGTGTCGCTGGTCGGACTGTCGAACTTCTCCGGGCACACCCCTCGCCAGATCTCCGGCGGCATGGCCCAGCGTGCCTCCCTGGCTCGCGCGCTCGCGCGCAACCCCGGCGTGCTCCTGCTCGACGAGCCGTTCGGCGCCCTGGATGCGCTCACCCGGCTGAAGATGCAAGACCTCCTCCTCGAGGTGCACGCCGCCGCCCCCACGACGGTGCTCCTCGTGACGCACGACGTCGACGAGGCCCTGCAGCTGGCCGACCGCGTCATCCTGCTCGGCAAGGGGCCGGATGACGGCGCCAACCGCATCCAGCAGGTCATCACCGTTCCAGGCGCACGCCCCCGTGATCGGGGCTCGGCCGAGCTGGCGGAGCTGCGCGCGCAGCTGCTCGGCGGCCTCGGCATCGAGCGGCACGCCTCGGGCGACGAACTCCCCTGA
- a CDS encoding aliphatic sulfonate ABC transporter substrate-binding protein: MTRTRLLPIALAATAAASLLLSGCVAGENQGNAAAAAPAASDGAAPVTEGGTLNIDFATYNPLSLVIKDQGWLEDALAPQGITVNWVQSAGSNKANEALRAGAIDVGSTAGSAALLARSNGSPIQVIDIFSQPEWSALVVPAGSPITSVADLKGKQIAATKGTDPYFFLIQALEANGLSADDVTVQNLQHADGWAALQNGSVDAWAGLDPIMAGAEQSGAQLLYRNVDFNSYGFLNATEDFIKNKPDVAQTVVNAYEHARAWAEENPDKTAAILAEVAGLDPAVATKVITERTNLDVDNVPGDAQVSVLKTIGPLFVETGDVANQGLIDDALAGIVNDEFATKADPTAIG; this comes from the coding sequence ATGACCCGCACCAGACTCCTCCCGATCGCGCTCGCCGCGACCGCCGCCGCGAGCCTCCTGCTCTCCGGCTGCGTCGCGGGCGAGAACCAGGGCAATGCGGCCGCCGCCGCTCCCGCGGCCTCCGACGGCGCTGCCCCCGTCACCGAGGGCGGCACGCTCAACATCGACTTCGCCACCTACAACCCGCTCAGCCTCGTGATCAAAGATCAGGGCTGGCTCGAGGATGCGCTGGCTCCTCAGGGCATCACCGTCAACTGGGTGCAGTCGGCCGGGTCGAACAAGGCCAACGAGGCCCTCCGCGCCGGAGCGATCGACGTGGGATCGACCGCCGGATCGGCCGCTCTGCTCGCCCGCTCCAACGGCTCCCCCATCCAGGTCATCGACATCTTCTCGCAGCCCGAGTGGTCGGCGCTCGTGGTGCCGGCCGGATCGCCGATCACCTCGGTGGCCGACCTCAAGGGCAAGCAGATCGCGGCCACCAAGGGCACCGACCCCTACTTCTTCCTCATTCAGGCGCTCGAGGCGAACGGCCTCAGCGCCGACGACGTGACCGTGCAGAACCTGCAGCACGCCGACGGCTGGGCAGCACTGCAGAACGGTTCGGTCGACGCCTGGGCGGGCCTTGACCCCATCATGGCCGGCGCCGAGCAGTCCGGTGCGCAGCTGCTCTACCGCAACGTCGACTTCAACAGCTACGGCTTCCTCAACGCCACCGAGGACTTCATCAAGAACAAGCCGGATGTCGCCCAGACCGTCGTGAACGCCTACGAGCACGCCCGCGCCTGGGCCGAGGAGAACCCCGACAAGACCGCAGCGATCTTGGCCGAGGTGGCCGGACTCGACCCGGCCGTGGCCACCAAGGTCATCACCGAGCGCACCAACCTCGACGTCGACAACGTGCCTGGCGACGCGCAGGTCTCGGTGCTCAAGACGATCGGCCCGCTCTTCGTCGAGACGGGCGATGTGGCCAACCAGGGCCTGATCGACGATGCCCTCGCCGGCATCGTGAACGACGAGTTCGCCACCAAGGCCGACCCGACCGCGATCGGCTGA
- a CDS encoding ABC transporter permease: MIDTSFGTPIGNAPAVAVPINRAPRPGGRRWVVAVGGALLPLLILVVWQVVTATGIASTSQLPSPQMVWEAAVDLAQRGLLWQYVAISTQRVVIGFLIGAALGLALGAVVGLSRFADILLAPTLGAIRAVPSLAWVPLLILWFKIGEESKIILITIGAFFPVYTTVAAALRHVDRQLVEAGRAFGYRGVRLFLTVQLPAVIPSVASGLRLALAQAWLFLVAAELIAASMGLGFLLSDSGNNGRIDRIFLAIILLAVLGKLTDSLLALFERWAVRKWA, encoded by the coding sequence ATGATCGACACGAGCTTCGGCACCCCGATCGGCAACGCGCCGGCCGTCGCCGTGCCCATCAACCGTGCGCCCCGCCCCGGCGGCCGCCGCTGGGTGGTCGCCGTCGGCGGCGCCCTGCTGCCGTTGCTGATCCTCGTGGTGTGGCAGGTCGTCACAGCCACCGGCATCGCCTCGACGTCGCAGCTGCCCTCCCCCCAGATGGTGTGGGAGGCGGCGGTCGATCTCGCGCAGCGGGGCCTGCTCTGGCAGTACGTCGCCATCTCCACCCAGCGCGTGGTGATCGGGTTCCTGATCGGCGCTGCCCTGGGGCTCGCGCTCGGGGCCGTGGTGGGCCTGTCGCGCTTCGCCGACATCCTGCTCGCTCCGACGCTCGGAGCGATCCGGGCCGTGCCGTCGCTGGCGTGGGTGCCGCTGCTCATCCTCTGGTTCAAGATCGGCGAGGAGTCGAAGATCATCCTCATCACGATCGGCGCCTTCTTCCCCGTCTACACCACCGTCGCGGCGGCCCTCCGGCACGTCGACCGGCAGCTCGTCGAGGCGGGTCGTGCCTTCGGCTACCGCGGGGTGCGCCTGTTCCTCACGGTGCAGCTGCCCGCGGTCATCCCCTCGGTCGCGTCGGGCCTGCGCCTCGCGCTCGCTCAAGCGTGGCTGTTCCTGGTGGCGGCGGAGTTGATCGCGGCGTCGATGGGGTTGGGCTTCCTGTTGTCGGATTCGGGCAACAACGGTCGCATCGACCGCATCTTCCTCGCCATCATCCTGCTCGCCGTGCTCGGCAAGCTGACCGACTCCCTTCTCGCCCTCTTCGAACGCTGGGCCGTCAGGAAGTGGGCCTGA